GGCCCGGGTCCGCCGCCTCGACCGGCAACTGGCCGCCTGGTCCGCCCGGGGCGGCCGGCTGGTCTGGACCGTACACAACGTCGCGCCGCACGAACGTCGCTTCCCGGCCGCCGAGGATGCCCTCGCCGACCTGCTGGCCGGTCGCAGCGACCTCGTCCACGTCTTCTGCGACACCACGGTCGGCGACGTCCCCGCGCTGGCCGCCGTACCACCCGACCGGATCCTCGCGGTCCCGCATGCCAGCTACGTGGGCTGGTACCCGGACTCCGTCGACCCGGCGACCGCGCGAGGACTGCTGGGGCTGCCGGCCGACAAGGTCGTCGTCGGGCTCGTCGGCGCGCTTCGCCCCTACAAGGGGATCGACACGCTCGTCGATGCGCTCGACGAGCCCGGCTTGGCCGACGTCCACGTCCTGGTGTCCGGCCGACGCGGTCGTACGGCGCTGCCGGAACTGTCCGCCCAGCTGGAGGCGGCCCACGCTCACCCCCGGGTGCACGTGCGGTCCGGCTACGTACCGGCCGGCGAGCTGGCCGTCCACCTCAAGGCCTGCGACCTCGCGGTCTTCCCGTACCGCCGGACCCTGTCCAGCGGCGCGGTCCTGGCCGCGTTGAGCTTCGGTACCCCGGTCGTCGCGCCCGCGCAGGGGTGCATCCCGGACGCCGTGGACGAGTCGTGCGCGCAGCTGTACGACGCCGACCGGCCCGGCGCGTTCGCCGAGGCGCTCGCGGTGGCGGTACGCCGGCTGACCGATCCCGCGGCGCGCCACGCGGCGCGGGCCGCCGCCGACCGCCGGCCGGCCACGGCGATGTCCCAGGCGTTTCTCGGCTCGGTGTTCGCCGGCCGGGGGACAACGCCCGGCTAGAGTGGCGGCCCATGGTCAAGGCCCTCCGCGAGCGCATCGCCCTGCGGCTGCAGTCCCGTCGCGCCCCAGCCGCCAGCGGCCGGTGGGAGCCGTTGCCCGTGGTGGAGCGGGACATCCCCGACGTCCCCGGCGGAGCGGCGGCGCTGGCGACGCAGCGGTTGCGGCCCGGGTGGATCACCCCGCAGATGGCATCGCGCCTGCTGGACCCGCCCGGCACGGACACCCGCCGGGTCCTGCTGCTGCACGTGCCGAAGACCGGTGGGTCGTCGCTGCGGGGGATGTTCGCCGCGCACGTGCCGGGAGACCAGACGTTCCTGTCCACCGGCGAACACCAGTGGATGACGGCATCGGCGGAACTCTGCCGGCAATACCGGCTGTTCGTCGGCCATAACTTCCTCGAGCCGCTCTACCTACTGCCGGACGCGGACTGGGTCACCGTGCTGCCGCTGCGCGAACCGGTGTCCTGGTGGGAGAGCCGCTACAAGTACCTGCGCCGCCGCCTGCAGGACGCCGGCAAGGACGGCAAGATCCTGACCCAGACCATGGACCAGTGGGTTGCCGACCAGACCGACGAGTTCCTGTCGAATCCGCAGGCATCCTGGCTGGTCACCCGGATGCGGCTGATGTTCGACAGCCCGCTGGCGCCCGCGGGCCAGATCGCCCGCTCCGGGCTGGCGCTGCTGGACGACATGGGCCGCGCCGTGCCGATGCTCGCGGCGCTGGTGGCCCGGGTGACCGTGATCGGCACGACCGACGACATCCTGGGCATCTACCAGCGCACCTGTGCGGTCATGGGATGGCAGAGCGCCCGTGACAATGCCATGCAGCGCAACCGGTCCTCGGTGGCCGACGACCTGCTCGACCTGTCCGACGGCCAGCGCGACCGGCTCTACTCGCTGAACGTCGTGGACTCGTGGCTGTACGGCGTCGCGGCCGCGGCGAACGCCCCGACGACGGGCGCCGCGACCGCCAACGCCACGACGACCGCCAACGCCACGACGTCCCCGGCTGGCGGTGCCGCGGCCGTGGACCTCACCACCGTGCCGCCGGGCGGGCCGGCGGCACCCTCGGCTACGGACGGTGCCTGATGGCGATCTCGCGTGCCGAGGTGCGCCGTACCGTCCTCGACCTCGTCGACCGGTCCCCGGCGCCGGTCCGCGCCACCGTGCTGGGTGCCCGGGCCCGGGTCAACGACCGCCGGGCCGGTCGGCGCCGGACCCGGCGTGCCCCGCTGGCGCTGCAGGGCCAGATGCTGCGGCCCGGCTGGGTCACCGAGAGCCTCCAGCCGCGGCTGAGCGGAGCGCCGGACGTCGCCCGCCCCCGGATCCTCTATCTGCACGTGCCCAAGACCGGCGGTACCTCGATGGCCGCGATGCTCGGGGCGCACGTTCCTGCCGAGCAGATCTTCACGGCCAGTGGGAATTACGAGTGGACGTCGCGGTCGGTGGAAGAGCTACGCGGCTACCGGCTTTTCGTCGGGCACAACTTCCTGGAGCCGCTGTACCAGTTCCCCACCGACGAGTGGGTGAGCGTGCTGACCGTTCGCGACCCGGTCGACTGGTGGACCAGCTACTACAAGTACAACCGCCGGCGGCTGCCCACGATGGGTCGCGGCGACGACCCGATGATGTCCATGACGCTCGACCAGTGGCTGGCAGGCCGTAGCGACGAGATGTTGTCCAACCCGCAGTCGTCGTGGCTGCTGTCGCGGGCCCGGCTGATGTTCGACAGCCTCGTCCCCCCGGCCACCGG
This portion of the Actinomycetota bacterium genome encodes:
- a CDS encoding glycosyltransferase — protein: ARVRRLDRQLAAWSARGGRLVWTVHNVAPHERRFPAAEDALADLLAGRSDLVHVFCDTTVGDVPALAAVPPDRILAVPHASYVGWYPDSVDPATARGLLGLPADKVVVGLVGALRPYKGIDTLVDALDEPGLADVHVLVSGRRGRTALPELSAQLEAAHAHPRVHVRSGYVPAGELAVHLKACDLAVFPYRRTLSSGAVLAALSFGTPVVAPAQGCIPDAVDESCAQLYDADRPGAFAEALAVAVRRLTDPAARHAARAAADRRPATAMSQAFLGSVFAGRGTTPG